One genomic segment of Clostridium saccharoperbutylacetonicum N1-4(HMT) includes these proteins:
- a CDS encoding type 1 glutamine amidotransferase family protein, whose translation MKNTVYIYVFDTIADWEIGYLSAEINSGRYFKKGAKPLKVVTVGITKTPIITMGGLKILPEIELKECSIKDAAALILPGGNTWTEAFHAPIIEMAEKYLEKGIVVGAICGATIGLAMGGVLDKRDHTSNDLGYLKMVCPSYDGEMYYKQECVVTDGSLVTASGIAPLEFALHILKILDVFSPQTLDAWYNLYKTQESKYFFELMNSIQ comes from the coding sequence ATGAAGAATACAGTATATATTTATGTATTTGATACAATAGCAGACTGGGAAATAGGTTATTTAAGCGCTGAAATCAATTCGGGAAGGTACTTTAAAAAGGGAGCAAAGCCGCTAAAAGTAGTCACTGTAGGAATTACCAAGACCCCTATTATTACAATGGGAGGTCTTAAAATATTGCCAGAAATTGAACTTAAGGAGTGTAGTATTAAAGATGCTGCTGCTTTGATTCTACCTGGAGGGAATACATGGACAGAAGCATTCCATGCTCCAATTATAGAAATGGCTGAAAAATATTTAGAGAAAGGTATTGTTGTAGGGGCAATTTGTGGCGCTACAATAGGACTTGCTATGGGGGGAGTATTGGATAAACGAGATCATACAAGCAATGACCTGGGGTATCTTAAAATGGTCTGTCCTAGTTATGATGGAGAAATGTATTATAAGCAGGAATGTGTAGTTACTGATGGAAGTTTGGTTACTGCTTCTGGAATAGCTCCTCTTGAATTTGCTTTGCATATATTGAAAATTCTAGATGTATTCTCACCGCAGACCCTAGATGCCTGGTACAATCTTTATAAAACCCAAGAGTCAAAATATTTCTTTGAGTTGATGAACTCAATTCAATAA
- a CDS encoding helix-turn-helix transcriptional regulator, producing MPKNDNMLAILWMLNSGAKITAKEISERLEINIRSVYRYIDALCVSGVPIISEPGHNGGYSLLNNFIRTPLFFDIEEKKSLLHAATFAMEAGYPFIEALNSATSKLKRFSNQEQEKNLNRHLVGFEVLSRVCDPAVKPILREIEQAVANECSMEIEYCTGYEGNPKHRFVDPYGMLYWNDKWYVIGFCHLRNEIRSFRVDRVVNIISTQNTFKRPEAFSAREFFIKNLLSDVESKEGLCTLVIEGKSKALNDLCAHWFLGYHLIERTECRANFLMDEYSIHTYVPHILLQYGKSIKVLEPNSFKDAMAAILKDLMAHYLN from the coding sequence ATGCCAAAAAATGATAATATGCTAGCAATTTTATGGATGCTGAATTCAGGTGCAAAAATAACTGCAAAGGAAATATCTGAAAGGTTAGAAATAAACATAAGGTCAGTTTATCGTTACATAGATGCATTGTGCGTTAGTGGAGTGCCAATAATATCGGAGCCTGGTCATAATGGCGGATATAGTTTGCTTAACAATTTTATTAGAACACCTTTGTTTTTTGATATTGAAGAGAAAAAATCACTTTTGCATGCTGCAACTTTTGCAATGGAAGCAGGCTATCCTTTTATAGAAGCACTAAATAGTGCAACATCAAAGTTAAAGAGGTTCTCGAATCAAGAACAAGAAAAAAATCTTAATCGTCATTTAGTGGGATTTGAAGTATTGAGCCGTGTTTGTGATCCAGCTGTCAAACCTATATTAAGGGAGATTGAACAAGCTGTTGCTAATGAATGCTCTATGGAAATTGAATACTGTACAGGTTATGAAGGAAATCCTAAGCATAGGTTTGTTGACCCATATGGGATGCTTTATTGGAACGATAAATGGTATGTTATTGGATTTTGCCATCTTAGGAATGAAATTCGCAGCTTTAGGGTAGATAGAGTAGTAAATATTATAAGCACTCAAAATACGTTTAAGCGTCCTGAAGCTTTTTCGGCTCGTGAGTTTTTTATAAAAAACTTATTATCCGATGTGGAAAGCAAAGAAGGACTTTGCACTTTAGTAATTGAGGGTAAATCAAAAGCATTGAATGACCTTTGTGCACATTGGTTTTTAGGATATCATCTGATAGAACGAACTGAATGCAGAGCTAATTTTTTAATGGATGAATACTCAATCCATACCTATGTTCCTCATATTCTACTCCAATATGGTAAGTCAATAAAGGTGCTTGAACCAAATAGTTTTAAAGATGCTATGGCAGCAATTCTTAAAGATTTGATGGCCCATTATCTTAACTGA
- a CDS encoding nucleoside triphosphate pyrophosphohydrolase: MKTYNKLVRDKIPEIIKADGRACDTVIVAGDEKYKLLEAKLQEEVNEFLEDKNLEELADVMEVLFGLADSLGYSEDDLLKVRDKKREERGGFKEGIVLNSVL, from the coding sequence ATGAAGACATATAATAAATTAGTAAGAGATAAAATTCCAGAAATAATAAAAGCAGATGGAAGAGCATGTGATACTGTAATTGTAGCTGGAGATGAAAAGTACAAGCTTTTGGAAGCTAAATTACAAGAGGAAGTTAATGAATTTTTAGAAGATAAGAATTTAGAGGAATTAGCTGACGTAATGGAGGTTTTATTTGGACTCGCTGATAGCTTAGGTTATAGTGAAGACGATCTTTTAAAGGTTAGAGATAAGAAGAGAGAGGAACGCGGGGGCTTTAAGGAAGGGATTGTGCTTAACTCTGTATTGTAA
- a CDS encoding class I SAM-dependent methyltransferase — protein sequence MENKKFWDNIYKNKIVKKPFYDLWLDRYVDILKKCRNEEIIDLGCGIGADTLYLSEKGYKVISCDYSEEALKKLKEAIPEAKTILMDLSKTLPFEDGSKGLIIADLSLHYFDDKTTQNIIKEIRRVLKPKSSLIGRVNSINDFNFGAGCGEEIEKNFYLTEAGYKRFFTKEEIHFYFSDFVIEVCEENSILKYGNEKKAIEFMVRKG from the coding sequence ATGGAGAATAAAAAGTTTTGGGATAATATTTATAAAAATAAAATAGTAAAGAAACCATTCTATGATTTGTGGTTAGATAGATATGTTGATATTTTGAAGAAATGCAGGAATGAAGAAATAATTGATTTAGGCTGTGGGATTGGAGCAGATACTTTATATCTAAGCGAAAAAGGGTATAAGGTAATTTCATGTGATTATTCAGAAGAAGCTTTAAAGAAATTAAAAGAAGCTATACCAGAAGCAAAAACAATTCTAATGGATCTTTCTAAAACTTTACCTTTTGAGGATGGAAGTAAGGGGCTTATAATAGCAGATTTATCTCTTCATTATTTTGATGATAAAACAACCCAAAATATAATTAAAGAAATAAGGAGAGTATTAAAACCTAAGAGCAGCTTAATTGGAAGAGTGAATTCTATAAATGATTTTAATTTTGGAGCAGGATGTGGAGAAGAAATAGAAAAGAATTTCTATTTGACAGAGGCTGGATATAAGAGGTTTTTCACTAAAGAAGAGATTCATTTTTATTTTAGTGATTTTGTAATTGAGGTTTGTGAAGAAAACAGTATTTTGAAGTATGGAAATGAGAAAAAAGCAATTGAGTTTATGGTAAGGAAAGGATAA
- a CDS encoding uridine kinase family protein, with translation MGKELKPLIYNEYKDVFDVIENLLKDNEKLLIAIDGRCGGGKSTLGLLLKEQFDCNIFHMDDFFLPLEMKTEERLKKAGENVHYERFEEEILKPLQNGKSVTYRKYLCNIWEFSQPIKVESKNLTIVEGSYSLHPKLRNYYDYKIFINVNSKVQYERILKRNGKEKLQDFLNKWIPMEEHYFAELDIRNQCDLILDTTMMTI, from the coding sequence ATGGGAAAGGAACTTAAGCCATTAATTTATAATGAATACAAAGATGTATTTGATGTAATTGAAAATTTATTAAAAGATAATGAAAAGTTATTAATTGCAATTGATGGAAGATGTGGTGGAGGTAAGAGTACTTTGGGATTACTGCTTAAAGAGCAGTTTGATTGTAACATTTTCCATATGGATGATTTTTTCTTACCTCTTGAGATGAAAACTGAAGAAAGGTTAAAAAAGGCTGGCGAGAATGTTCACTATGAAAGGTTTGAGGAGGAAATATTAAAGCCTCTTCAAAACGGAAAGTCTGTTACATATAGGAAATATCTGTGTAATATATGGGAATTTAGTCAGCCCATCAAAGTTGAATCAAAGAACTTAACTATAGTTGAAGGAAGTTATAGTCTTCATCCTAAATTAAGAAATTACTATGATTATAAAATTTTTATAAATGTTAATTCAAAGGTACAATATGAGAGAATACTAAAACGTAACGGAAAAGAAAAACTACAAGATTTTCTAAATAAATGGATTCCTATGGAAGAACATTATTTTGCAGAATTAGATATTAGGAATCAATGTGATTTAATACTCGATACTACTATGATGACAATATAG
- a CDS encoding HoxN/HupN/NixA family nickel/cobalt transporter produces MNFPLKKHHKWIPYGIIVLLLHVIGILLLLANITKYPQIVGLGFLAYTLGLRHAFDADHIASIDNTVRKLVQQKENPLGVGFFFSIGHSSVVFIMSILTVFSMKWAQENIPYIKTIGSVIGTTVSGSFLMLIGLLNLYIWFDIYKLFIGVRKGKFDEEHMNRILLQRGFVSRFFGFLYRFINKSWHVYPLGFLFGLGFDTASEVALLAISANAATQAVPFSMIISLPILFAAGMSLMDTVDGIFMTTAYNWAFSTPLRKIYYNLSVTGLSIIAALGIGFIELAQILTPKLGLNYGIWEWIQNLNFAGIGYVLVVLFILSWAVSYIIWKVFRFEKV; encoded by the coding sequence ATGAACTTCCCATTAAAAAAACATCACAAATGGATACCTTATGGTATTATAGTACTACTATTGCATGTTATAGGAATACTACTTTTATTAGCCAATATAACTAAATATCCACAGATAGTTGGACTTGGCTTTTTAGCTTATACACTAGGTTTAAGACATGCTTTTGATGCAGATCATATAGCTTCAATTGATAACACTGTTCGTAAATTGGTACAACAAAAAGAAAATCCTTTAGGTGTTGGTTTTTTCTTTTCTATTGGACATTCCTCGGTAGTATTTATCATGTCAATATTGACTGTGTTTTCAATGAAATGGGCTCAAGAGAATATCCCTTATATAAAAACTATAGGCAGTGTAATTGGTACAACCGTATCAGGCAGTTTCCTTATGCTTATAGGATTATTAAATTTATATATATGGTTTGATATTTACAAACTTTTTATTGGAGTACGCAAGGGGAAATTTGATGAAGAGCATATGAATCGGATTTTATTACAACGAGGATTTGTTTCACGCTTTTTTGGATTTTTGTATCGCTTCATCAATAAGAGCTGGCATGTGTATCCACTTGGTTTTTTATTTGGCTTAGGATTTGATACTGCATCAGAAGTAGCACTTTTAGCTATTTCTGCAAATGCTGCAACCCAAGCTGTTCCATTTTCTATGATAATATCTTTGCCAATTCTTTTTGCTGCTGGAATGAGTTTAATGGATACTGTGGATGGAATATTTATGACTACTGCATATAATTGGGCATTTTCAACTCCTTTACGCAAGATTTATTATAATTTATCAGTAACAGGATTGTCTATAATAGCAGCATTAGGTATAGGATTTATTGAATTAGCACAGATATTAACGCCTAAATTGGGATTGAATTACGGAATTTGGGAATGGATACAAAATCTTAATTTTGCTGGAATAGGATATGTACTTGTAGTTCTATTTATTTTATCATGGGCAGTATCGTACATAATTTGGAAAGTATTCCGTTTTGAAAAGGTGTAA
- the hypF gene encoding carbamoyltransferase HypF has protein sequence MKRLFLKVEGIVQGVGFRPFVYNEALALDLKGWINNNSEGVYIDVEGEEEKLNDFINNLKLKKPSLAKIENIIIQEKELINYKSFDIRESERKDEKITLISPDVATCKDCIEDITNPSNKRYRYPFTNCTNCGPRFSIIKSIPYDRDNTTMKKFKMCRECNEEYTDPVNRRFHAQPNVCKECGPELWIQDFKGIKIETKDVLGWTRKKLKEGKIFAIKGLGGFHLVCDAENEEAINILRTRKKRPHKSFAVMMKDIDKVKRYCYVNEEEEKVLIGIKKPIVILDQIDSYNLLESIAPKQKTLGVTLPYTPLHYLLFEDKVEILIMTSANVNGLPLEYNNESAIDNLKDIADYFLLHNRDIYMPIDDSVVRVVDNEVRIVRRARGYVPEPIKIENPKEILACGSNMKNTFCIGKENYLFLSQYNGNLENIETIEHYKNNIEHFKNIFHFTPKYIACDMHPNYASSEYAYNSPLPKIQVQHHHAHIVSCLVENNINKKVIGIAYDGTGYGIDGRIWGGEFLLCNNKEFTRLGHLDYIKMPGGDKAVKEPWRMAVAYIYKIFKSKIWKECSSDTQMREILIRLYGNKAINIIAMIEADINCPETSSMGRFFDAVSSLIGIRNHITYEGQAAIELEAAASKKSLDFYDYDIPLSEGYILKPEKIIAGIIKDKLIGEEASIISDKFHNTIIKCSKDMCNLIRKDTGVNEVALSGGVFQNSYLLKNLINDLENEKFTVYTNKLIPANDGGVALGQIVIANEILNKK, from the coding sequence ATGAAGAGATTATTTTTGAAAGTAGAGGGGATTGTTCAAGGGGTAGGTTTTAGACCTTTTGTTTATAATGAAGCTCTAGCACTTGATTTAAAAGGGTGGATTAATAACAATTCAGAGGGAGTATATATTGATGTGGAGGGAGAAGAAGAGAAGTTAAATGACTTTATTAATAATTTAAAACTTAAAAAACCTTCATTAGCTAAAATAGAAAATATAATCATACAGGAAAAAGAGCTTATAAATTATAAAAGCTTTGATATTAGAGAAAGTGAAAGAAAAGATGAAAAAATCACTTTAATTTCTCCAGATGTGGCTACTTGTAAAGATTGTATTGAAGATATTACAAATCCATCAAACAAAAGATATAGATATCCATTTACAAATTGTACAAATTGTGGTCCGAGATTTTCAATAATAAAATCTATTCCATATGATAGAGATAACACAACTATGAAGAAATTTAAAATGTGCAGAGAATGCAATGAAGAATATACTGATCCAGTTAACAGAAGATTCCATGCACAGCCCAATGTTTGTAAGGAATGTGGTCCTGAGCTTTGGATTCAGGATTTCAAAGGAATAAAGATAGAAACTAAGGATGTATTAGGATGGACAAGAAAAAAACTTAAGGAAGGCAAAATTTTTGCTATTAAAGGCCTTGGGGGATTTCATTTAGTTTGTGATGCTGAAAATGAAGAAGCAATAAATATACTAAGAACTAGAAAAAAAAGACCACACAAATCCTTTGCTGTTATGATGAAAGATATAGACAAGGTTAAAAGGTATTGTTATGTAAATGAGGAAGAGGAAAAAGTACTTATAGGCATAAAGAAACCAATAGTAATACTGGATCAGATTGATAGTTACAATTTATTAGAATCAATAGCACCAAAGCAAAAGACATTAGGAGTTACGCTGCCTTACACCCCGCTGCATTATTTACTATTTGAAGATAAGGTTGAAATTTTAATTATGACAAGTGCAAATGTTAACGGATTACCTTTAGAATATAATAATGAAAGTGCAATTGATAATTTAAAGGACATTGCAGATTATTTTTTATTACATAATAGAGACATTTATATGCCAATAGATGATTCAGTAGTAAGAGTAGTAGATAATGAAGTGCGCATAGTAAGAAGAGCAAGAGGATATGTGCCTGAGCCTATAAAAATAGAGAATCCAAAAGAAATCTTAGCTTGTGGTTCAAATATGAAAAATACTTTTTGCATTGGAAAAGAAAATTATTTATTTTTAAGTCAATACAATGGGAATTTAGAAAATATAGAAACAATTGAACATTATAAGAATAATATAGAACATTTTAAAAATATATTTCATTTCACTCCCAAGTATATTGCTTGTGACATGCATCCAAATTATGCTTCTAGTGAATATGCATATAATTCACCCTTACCTAAAATTCAAGTTCAGCATCATCACGCACATATTGTAAGCTGCTTAGTAGAAAATAACATAAATAAAAAAGTTATTGGAATTGCTTATGATGGAACAGGTTATGGAATTGATGGAAGGATCTGGGGAGGAGAATTTTTACTTTGTAATAACAAAGAATTTACCAGATTAGGACATTTAGACTATATAAAAATGCCTGGTGGTGACAAGGCTGTTAAGGAACCATGGAGAATGGCTGTAGCATATATATATAAGATTTTTAAGTCAAAGATATGGAAGGAATGCAGCTCAGATACACAAATGAGAGAAATATTAATTAGACTCTATGGAAATAAAGCAATTAATATAATAGCTATGATTGAAGCAGATATTAATTGCCCTGAAACCTCAAGTATGGGACGCTTTTTTGATGCTGTATCAAGCTTAATTGGAATTAGAAACCATATTACATATGAAGGTCAAGCCGCTATTGAACTTGAAGCAGCTGCTTCTAAGAAGAGTTTGGATTTTTATGATTATGATATACCTTTAAGTGAAGGCTATATTTTGAAACCAGAAAAAATTATTGCAGGTATTATAAAAGATAAATTAATAGGTGAAGAAGCATCTATTATTTCAGATAAGTTTCATAATACAATAATTAAATGCTCAAAAGATATGTGCAATCTAATTAGAAAAGATACAGGTGTTAATGAAGTAGCATTAAGCGGAGGGGTATTTCAAAATTCTTATTTGTTGAAAAATTTAATAAATGACTTGGAAAATGAAAAATTTACTGTATATACAAATAAACTTATACCAGCAAATGATGGTGGTGTGGCATTAGGACAAATTGTCATAGCAAATGAAATATTAAATAAGAAATAG
- the hypE gene encoding hydrogenase expression/formation protein HypE encodes MEERISLSHGSGGKQTNNLINDLFIKYFNNEIISEMNDSAQISLDGSKRIAVTTDSFVVNPIFFNGGDIGKLAVCGTVNDLAMSGAKPLYLTSAFIIEEGFEIEKLEMIVKSMADAAEEAKIQIVAGDTKVVEKGGVDGVFINTSGIGTIYENTNIKAYNAMAGDVVIVNGTLGDHGMTIMCQRSGIDIEGELKSDCAPLNSLVDSMLEVCSDIHVLRDATRGGVAAVLNEIAEMSKVSIELDESSIPISEEVKGSCELLGLDPLYIANEGKLCCFVSEAYANQVLEAMKKHSLGANAAIIGRVIEQVPQKVYLKTIIGGKRIVDMPSGQQLPRIC; translated from the coding sequence ATGGAAGAGAGAATTTCATTAAGTCATGGTAGTGGTGGAAAACAAACTAATAACCTAATTAATGATTTATTTATAAAGTATTTTAATAATGAAATTATAAGTGAAATGAATGATTCTGCGCAAATTAGTCTAGATGGCAGCAAGAGAATTGCTGTCACTACAGATTCCTTTGTAGTTAATCCCATATTTTTTAATGGGGGAGATATTGGAAAGCTTGCAGTTTGTGGTACGGTAAATGATTTAGCCATGAGTGGGGCTAAACCTTTATATTTAACCAGTGCATTTATTATAGAAGAAGGATTTGAAATAGAAAAACTAGAGATGATTGTAAAATCTATGGCAGATGCAGCAGAAGAAGCTAAGATTCAAATAGTAGCTGGTGATACTAAAGTAGTTGAAAAAGGTGGAGTGGATGGAGTATTTATAAATACATCTGGAATAGGCACAATTTATGAGAATACAAATATTAAAGCATATAATGCCATGGCTGGAGATGTGGTTATTGTTAATGGAACTTTAGGTGATCATGGAATGACTATCATGTGCCAAAGAAGCGGAATAGATATAGAAGGCGAATTAAAAAGTGATTGTGCACCTTTAAATTCCCTTGTGGATTCAATGCTCGAAGTATGTTCTGATATTCATGTCCTAAGGGATGCTACAAGAGGTGGAGTTGCAGCTGTTTTAAATGAAATTGCAGAAATGAGCAAAGTATCCATTGAACTAGATGAAAGTTCAATTCCTATAAGTGAAGAAGTAAAAGGAAGCTGCGAACTTTTAGGATTAGATCCATTATATATTGCTAATGAAGGTAAATTATGCTGCTTTGTATCAGAAGCTTATGCAAATCAAGTATTAGAGGCAATGAAAAAGCATTCACTTGGGGCTAATGCAGCGATTATTGGCAGAGTTATAGAGCAGGTGCCACAAAAAGTATATTTAAAAACAATTATAGGTGGAAAGCGAATAGTAGACATGCCTTCAGGTCAGCAGCTGCCTAGAATATGCTAA
- the hypD gene encoding hydrogenase formation protein HypD, whose product MKFVDEFRNGDYAKGLVKLIQNITNEKINIMEVCGTHTMSIFRYGIRDILPENIKIISGPGCPVCVTPQSYIDTALELSLNKDVIIATFGDMMRVPGKTTSLMKRKGEGADIRIVYSPMDALTLAENNSSKKIIFLSVGFETTTPMTAITAIEARKKGVKNLFFLTAHKIVPPAMKTLVEDKEINIDGFLLPGHVSAVIGKKPYEFLGSEYKIPGVIAGFEPLDILGSLNKLINMINEKDYDVINDYKRIVRDCGNPEALGYLHKVFEVTESAWRGIGVIQSSGYKFNKEYEDFDAIKHFNIDYKDYDGSPGCRCGDILKGKITPFECPLFKKACTPENPVGSCMVSSEGTCAAYYRYSL is encoded by the coding sequence ATGAAATTTGTTGATGAATTTAGAAATGGAGACTATGCTAAAGGCCTTGTGAAATTAATACAAAATATTACTAATGAAAAAATAAATATAATGGAAGTGTGTGGAACTCATACTATGTCAATATTTAGATATGGAATAAGGGATATACTTCCTGAAAATATAAAGATAATATCAGGACCAGGGTGTCCTGTATGTGTTACTCCTCAAAGTTACATTGATACAGCTTTAGAGTTAAGCTTAAATAAAGATGTTATAATTGCAACTTTTGGAGATATGATGAGAGTGCCAGGTAAGACAACTTCTTTAATGAAAAGAAAAGGAGAAGGAGCAGATATTAGAATTGTATACTCACCAATGGATGCACTCACACTTGCTGAAAACAATTCATCAAAAAAAATAATTTTTCTTTCAGTTGGATTTGAAACAACAACGCCAATGACTGCAATAACAGCAATAGAAGCAAGAAAGAAAGGAGTAAAAAATTTATTTTTTTTAACTGCTCATAAAATAGTTCCACCTGCCATGAAGACTCTTGTAGAAGATAAGGAAATAAATATAGATGGATTTTTACTTCCAGGGCATGTTAGTGCTGTTATAGGTAAAAAACCATATGAATTTTTAGGCAGTGAATATAAAATTCCAGGAGTTATAGCTGGCTTTGAACCCTTAGATATACTGGGCAGCTTAAATAAACTTATTAATATGATAAATGAAAAAGATTATGACGTAATAAATGATTATAAAAGAATAGTCAGGGATTGTGGGAATCCAGAGGCTTTAGGGTATTTACATAAAGTTTTTGAAGTTACTGAAAGTGCTTGGAGAGGAATTGGTGTTATTCAAAGTAGCGGATATAAATTCAATAAAGAATATGAAGATTTTGATGCGATAAAGCATTTTAATATAGATTATAAGGACTATGATGGAAGTCCAGGCTGTAGGTGTGGCGATATACTTAAAGGAAAAATAACTCCTTTTGAATGTCCACTATTTAAGAAGGCCTGCACACCTGAAAATCCTGTAGGATCTTGCATGGTATCTTCAGAAGGTACTTGTGCTGCTTATTATAGATACAGTCTATAA
- a CDS encoding HypC/HybG/HupF family hydrogenase formation chaperone, whose product MCLAVPGKILSLHEFRGIIEIGNMKREVFMQLIPDAKVGEYVLVHAGCAIEKIDEEEAAKTLELIKELSDNEIC is encoded by the coding sequence ATGTGCTTAGCAGTTCCAGGAAAGATTTTAAGCTTACATGAATTTAGAGGAATTATAGAAATAGGTAATATGAAAAGAGAAGTTTTTATGCAGCTAATTCCAGATGCAAAAGTTGGAGAATATGTATTAGTCCACGCAGGTTGTGCCATAGAAAAAATTGATGAAGAAGAAGCAGCAAAAACTTTAGAACTGATAAAGGAGCTATCAGATAATGAAATTTGTTGA
- the tatC gene encoding twin-arginine translocase subunit TatC, producing the protein MADENIKDMSVVDHLRELRKRLIISIIFVAIAAGVIYDKVYYLIEILMYPIKKFDLNLVYFSITEGFVTRMELAIFTGTIAVSPIIIYEIAAFVNPGLTKKEKKLLYINLYFIVILFLFGMFFGYILLIPLILNFLISYGQEYMNPLLSGRTYFSFIGIFCFFIGVVFLMPYAIVILGKMSLLSSKILKKWRKYIIFFALTLEGLFLSNAGLFTCILTILPIIILYETSIWIVYFIEKRKKKE; encoded by the coding sequence ATGGCTGATGAAAATATAAAAGACATGTCTGTGGTGGATCACCTTAGAGAGTTGAGAAAGAGATTAATAATAAGCATTATATTTGTGGCTATAGCAGCAGGAGTAATATATGATAAGGTTTATTACTTAATAGAAATATTGATGTACCCTATAAAGAAGTTTGATTTAAATCTTGTCTATTTTTCAATAACAGAGGGATTCGTAACTAGAATGGAGTTAGCAATATTCACTGGTACTATAGCTGTAAGTCCAATTATAATATATGAAATTGCAGCATTTGTTAATCCAGGGCTCACTAAGAAAGAAAAAAAACTATTATATATAAATTTATATTTTATAGTTATCTTATTTCTTTTTGGTATGTTTTTTGGATACATATTATTAATACCACTAATCTTAAATTTTCTTATATCGTATGGACAAGAGTATATGAATCCACTACTTTCAGGAAGAACATATTTCAGTTTCATAGGCATTTTTTGCTTTTTCATAGGCGTAGTATTTTTGATGCCTTATGCAATTGTAATTTTAGGAAAAATGTCATTGTTAAGTTCTAAAATTCTTAAAAAATGGAGAAAATATATCATTTTCTTTGCTTTAACTTTAGAAGGTTTGTTCTTGTCTAATGCAGGATTATTTACTTGCATATTAACAATTTTACCCATAATAATACTATATGAAACAAGTATATGGATTGTTTATTTTATAGAAAAAAGAAAGAAGAAAGAGTAG
- the tatC gene encoding twin-arginine translocase subunit TatC, translating to MVKSEQIVHIAHVLEKFRKVIIGIFAIVIIATAAMYFQVDYIIKILIKPLNGIDLYFMTPVEGFMAKMKVAFLGGVIVSSPIITYLLISIGASKIDKKVRRLLYFVIIPLAVALFIGGILFGYKFLLPSTIGFLLDCGNDFMKATLSGSDYFSFIGTLLLTIGILFELPLILIALSRLRIVNSKMLKTKRKFAVMLSLITVAIVSPSLDAVTFILVTMPIIALYEISIGCIYLLEKRDKAHKY from the coding sequence ATGGTAAAGAGTGAACAGATTGTTCATATAGCACATGTTCTAGAGAAATTCAGAAAAGTAATAATAGGAATATTTGCTATTGTTATTATTGCCACAGCAGCAATGTATTTTCAAGTGGATTATATTATAAAGATTTTAATTAAACCACTTAATGGGATTGATTTATATTTTATGACTCCTGTTGAAGGCTTTATGGCAAAAATGAAGGTCGCATTTTTAGGCGGAGTTATAGTTTCTTCTCCTATAATAACTTATTTATTAATATCTATCGGAGCTTCAAAAATTGATAAGAAAGTTAGAAGGTTGCTTTATTTTGTTATAATTCCACTTGCTGTAGCACTATTTATAGGCGGCATTTTATTTGGATACAAATTTTTACTGCCATCAACTATAGGTTTCTTATTAGATTGTGGAAATGATTTTATGAAAGCAACTTTATCAGGCAGCGATTATTTTTCTTTTATAGGAACATTGCTGTTGACTATAGGTATACTGTTTGAACTTCCACTCATACTCATTGCTTTGTCAAGACTCAGAATAGTTAATAGTAAAATGTTAAAAACCAAGAGAAAGTTTGCTGTAATGTTATCACTAATTACTGTAGCAATTGTTTCACCTTCATTAGATGCTGTAACTTTTATTTTAGTAACTATGCCTATAATAGCTTTATATGAAATTAGCATTGGTTGTATTTACTTATTAGAAAAAAGAGATAAAGCACATAAATACTGA